Proteins from a single region of Puntigrus tetrazona isolate hp1 chromosome 2, ASM1883169v1, whole genome shotgun sequence:
- the LOC122355259 gene encoding olfactory receptor 2T2: MTNTSDRMDLPFVLQKGTSSNLADSSRLLETIKAFVHFGAFVVSGLFTCLIIATVRHNQELRQNPRYVLLCQHCICVTGFNVMGGVVHGLRSLRWPISRIACWILFDLQVVMARGLMITLSLMSISTCLSICMPLRYPILVQRLYRWIALVACVLALLNPVVFTALACVRFPWDYVVGLDTECSTALEGTACIASALALLLLLVLLIIISYVAIYLEGRRAGHFTRSNSKGRCTILIHSLQMSLHIVPSLVIISRHQEAFPVAVSIFVLFSFAQSLSPVVFGLRCKELYKEMPQFLQCFWGGCGSCVHIGSVESTSTGTIASAETAASIETNASTCLTTSAINTEHDTENERSDFNELTV, encoded by the exons ATGACTAACACCAGTGATCGGATGGATTTGCCTTTTGTGCTTCAAAAAG GGACCAGCTCCAATCTAGCTGACAGCAGTAGGCTTTTGGAGACCATAAAAGCATTTGTCCACTTTGGAGCTTTCGTTGTCAGCGGTCTCTTTACCTGCCTCATCATAGCGACAGTGCGGCACAACCAGGAGCTGCGCCAGAACCCTCGCTACGTCCTGTTGTGTCAGCACTGCATCTGCGTGACCGGCTTCAACGTCATGGGCGGCGTCGTGCACGGCCTTCGCAGCCTGCGCTGGCCAATCTCTCGAATCGCCTGCTGGATCCTCTTCGACCTGCAGGTGGTGATGGCACGAGGTCTGATGATCACCCTCTCCCTGATGTCCATCAGCACTTGTCTGTCCATTTGCATGCCGCTCCGCTACCCCATTCTGGTCCAGCGTTTGTACCGCTGGATCGCGTTGGTGGCTTGCGTCCTAGCTCTGCTCAACCCTGTAGTGTTCACCGCCCTAGCCTGTGTGCGCTTCCCGTGGGACTACGTGGTTGGGCTGGACACGGAGTGCTCTACGGCATTGGAGGGCACTGCGTGCATCGCCAGCGCTTTGGCATTGCTGTTACTGCTGGTGCTGCTCATCATCATAAGCTACGTGGCGATTTACCTGGAAGGCAGACGTGCTGGCCATTTCACGCGATCCAACAGTAAAGGCCGGTGCACCATTCTCATCCACAGCCTGCAGATGAGCCTGCACATTGTTCCCTCTCTCGTCATCATCTCCCGGCATCAGGAGGCATTTCCTGTAGCCGTGTCGATTTTTGTCCTCTTTAGTTTCGCGCAGTCGCTGAGCCCCGTGGTGTTTGGCCTGCGCTGCAAAGAGCTCTACAAGGAGATGCCGCAATTTCTGCAATGCTTCTGGGGAGGCTGCGGCAGCTGCGTTCACATTGGGAGCGTGGAGAGCACCAGCACTGGGACAATCGCTAGTGCGGAGACCGCCGCCAGCATAGAGACTAATGCCTCCACTTGTTTGACCACGTCTGCCATTAACACAGAGCATGACACAGAAAATGAGAGGTCAGACTTCAATGAGTTAACTGTATAA
- the fbxo36b gene encoding F-box only protein 36b codes for MASLLEETLFEISGQGPAPMKDYFHFAITKSQVIWSWWKISLRSDCRNTPPGQLREFHEDFLEDSRLQNQVATVFGLHILQYSKNLCQGHYDYIVRLPNALLFNIMEHLDLEDISVVSRTCRRFRKLCNSEEFWEQTVRKHCDTVSPTVEALAKEVGWRTVFFTNKLQLQMQISRRKQKESQPCEDKNEPSLSSVPLE; via the exons ATGGCGAGCTTACTGGAAGAAACTCTGTTTGAGATCAGTGGGCAAGGTCCTGCACCTATGAAGGACTATTTCCACTTTGCAATAACAAAATCTCAG GTAATTTGGAGCTGGTGGAAGATATCATTGAGATCAGACTGCAGGAATACACCACCGGGACAACTAAGAGAATTTCATGAAGACTTCTTAGAAGACAGTCGTCTCCAAA ATCAAGTGGCCACGGTATTTGGTCTTCACATCTTGCAATACTCCAAAAATTTATGCCAGGGCCACTATGATTACATTGTGCGTCTCCCCAATGCTTTACTTTTCAACATCATGGAACATCTGGACCTTGAAGACATCTCAGTCGTTTCACGCACCTGCCGTAGGTTTAGAAAA CTTTGTAACTCCGAGGAGTTCTGGGAGCAGACCGTGAGGAAGCATTGTGACACTGTGTCACCAACAGTGGAGGCTTTAGCTAAGGAGGTTGGCTGGAGGACAGTTTTCTTCACCAACAAGCTGCAGCTGCAGATGCAGATTAGTCGACGGAAGCAGAAGGAGAGTCAGCCCTGCGAGGATAAAAACGAGCCAAGTCTCTCTTCGGTACCTTTGGAGTAA